A window of Staphylococcus sp. 17KM0847 contains these coding sequences:
- the gntK gene encoding gluconokinase, which yields MTKYMIGIDIGTTSTKAVLYKEDGTVLDKAQQEYPLLTPTIDTSEEDPDVILAAVIKTVKDVMVHHNVQEEQVMFLAFSAQMHSLILMDQHHQLLTNSITWADNRARFAAETLKQQYDGQAIYKRTGTPIHAMSPLSKIWWLKQENPQLFNKAERFVDIKSYVLHRLTGEWLMDESIASATGLYNLHTRDWDKDVLTLLGITTDHLPKLVSTQHICSSIATQYAQEMAISKDTPIVIGASDGVLSNLGVNSYHTGEVAVTIGTSGAIRTVVDRPLTDDKGRIFCYVLDDQHYVIGGPVNNGGVVLRWLRDELLASEVETAKRLGIESYDVLTRIAEKVPPGAQGLLFHPYLAGERAPLWTSDARGSFIGLTLAHQKEHMIRAVLEGVLFNLYTVYLALVEVMGEMPDTIKATGGFSKSELWRQMMADIFDCIVEVPEAYESSCLGACAIGCRAIGLSDDYEVIERWVGKTYTHQPNSDHVQQYQELSSIFIQISRVLKTSYASLAQFQRTHYNVKE from the coding sequence ATGACAAAATACATGATAGGTATCGATATAGGAACAACAAGTACAAAAGCAGTGTTATACAAAGAAGATGGCACAGTATTAGATAAAGCGCAACAGGAATATCCGCTATTGACACCCACAATTGATACATCAGAAGAAGATCCCGATGTCATATTAGCGGCCGTGATTAAAACAGTTAAAGATGTTATGGTACACCATAATGTTCAGGAAGAACAAGTGATGTTTTTAGCTTTCAGCGCACAAATGCATAGTTTGATCTTAATGGATCAACATCATCAATTATTGACAAATAGTATCACATGGGCAGATAATCGTGCGCGTTTTGCAGCAGAAACACTTAAGCAACAATACGATGGACAAGCAATTTATAAACGAACGGGTACACCTATACATGCGATGTCTCCATTATCTAAAATATGGTGGCTCAAACAAGAAAACCCGCAATTATTTAATAAAGCAGAACGTTTTGTAGACATTAAATCTTATGTTCTACATCGCTTAACAGGTGAATGGTTAATGGATGAATCGATCGCTTCTGCTACGGGCTTATACAACCTACACACGCGTGATTGGGATAAAGATGTTTTAACATTACTAGGTATCACAACTGATCACTTGCCAAAACTTGTTTCAACACAGCATATATGTTCATCTATTGCTACACAGTATGCACAAGAGATGGCCATTAGTAAAGATACACCTATCGTTATTGGTGCGAGTGATGGTGTGTTGTCAAATCTGGGTGTTAATAGTTATCATACCGGAGAAGTAGCTGTGACAATAGGAACATCTGGAGCAATACGGACAGTTGTTGATCGCCCATTGACAGACGACAAAGGACGTATTTTCTGTTATGTCTTAGATGATCAACATTATGTCATCGGCGGACCAGTAAATAATGGTGGTGTCGTTTTAAGGTGGCTACGTGATGAACTACTCGCTAGTGAAGTCGAAACAGCGAAGCGATTAGGAATAGAAAGTTATGATGTGTTAACACGTATTGCTGAGAAAGTCCCACCGGGCGCTCAAGGATTATTATTTCATCCGTATCTAGCAGGAGAACGTGCGCCATTATGGACATCTGATGCACGTGGTTCATTTATTGGTTTAACACTTGCACATCAGAAAGAGCATATGATTCGCGCGGTACTCGAAGGCGTATTATTTAATCTGTATACGGTTTATTTAGCATTAGTAGAAGTGATGGGAGAGATGCCCGATACGATTAAGGCGACAGGTGGTTTTTCAAAAAGTGAATTATGGCGTCAAATGATGGCTGATATTTTTGATTGCATAGTAGAGGTTCCTGAAGCATATGAGAGTTCGTGCTTAGGCGCATGTGCGATTGGATGTCGTGCGATAGGTTTATCGGATGATTACGAGGTTATTGAACGCTGGGTTGGTAAAACGTATACGCATCAACCGAACTCAGATCATGTGCAACAATACCAAGAACTTTCATCAATATTTATTCAAATCAGTCGAGTGTTAAAGACATCTTATGCATCACTTGCACAGTTTCAACGCACACATTATAACGTAAAAGAATAG
- a CDS encoding GntR family transcriptional regulator produces MEFPKQWAQQMSKGEWIAACLRLNMMNGEYLDERVITENQIAKQFNVSRSPVRDAFKILSQDRLIQLERMGAEVLPFDREKQQEMTDIRLMIEAFAFTKVIQRKDLSDIIHNMYQALEMMKVSVKFKDPVSFTEHDIQFHELMVNACEHSYLTHLWMQMKPLMLSLVYIGMRRRMIEDIEDFKRIIINHQKFVEAVEQQNRHLMYEAFRLNFSDLNNDIGAFWSDQM; encoded by the coding sequence ATGGAATTTCCGAAACAGTGGGCACAGCAAATGTCTAAAGGTGAATGGATCGCTGCTTGTTTACGTTTGAATATGATGAACGGTGAATATTTAGATGAGAGAGTCATTACTGAAAACCAAATTGCAAAGCAGTTTAATGTAAGCAGGTCACCTGTGAGAGATGCTTTTAAGATTTTAAGCCAAGACCGGTTAATACAATTGGAACGTATGGGTGCAGAAGTGTTACCTTTTGATCGTGAGAAACAACAAGAGATGACAGACATTCGACTTATGATTGAAGCGTTCGCATTTACCAAAGTGATACAACGAAAAGATTTGTCAGATATTATTCATAACATGTATCAAGCATTAGAAATGATGAAAGTCAGTGTGAAATTTAAAGACCCAGTTAGTTTTACAGAGCATGATATTCAGTTTCATGAGTTAATGGTTAATGCTTGTGAACACAGCTACTTGACGCATTTGTGGATGCAAATGAAACCGTTAATGTTAAGTCTTGTCTATATTGGAATGCGTAGACGTATGATAGAAGATATTGAAGATTTTAAGCGCATTATTATTAATCATCAAAAGTTTGTTGAAGCAGTAGAACAACAAAATCGTCACTTAATGTACGAAGCATTTCGTTTGAACTTTAGTGATTTGAACAATGATATTGGTGCATTTTGGTCGGATCAAATGTAA
- a CDS encoding ABC transporter ATP-binding protein: MKLKQITKRYGHHTVIDQIDFSFGESSIVGLIGKNGVGKTTLMKMMNGNIINYSGKVSVPKNETIGYLIEHPKLYDNKSGLYNLKLFAQVLGKGFDKAYTERIIQAFGMESYIKKKVKKYSMGMKQKLAIAVSLMNKPKYLILDEPTNGMDPDGSIDVLKTIERLVKELDMKILISSHKLEDIELICDRAVFLRDGKFVRDIDMKGEQPTDQTILYITPEDFDTALQCLTDDFKVVQTHKASGELVLDAQSNYQRLLKALAQCEVYPKYIESRKVSLRDTYFNINQRGDQNE, encoded by the coding sequence TTGAAGCTAAAACAAATTACAAAACGTTATGGTCATCATACGGTGATTGATCAAATAGATTTTTCTTTTGGGGAAAGCAGTATTGTAGGGCTTATTGGTAAAAATGGTGTTGGAAAAACAACATTAATGAAAATGATGAATGGTAATATTATTAATTATTCTGGGAAAGTGAGCGTACCTAAAAATGAAACGATAGGTTATTTGATTGAACATCCCAAGCTTTATGACAATAAATCAGGATTATATAATTTAAAATTATTCGCTCAAGTGCTAGGTAAAGGGTTTGATAAAGCATATACTGAACGTATTATCCAAGCGTTTGGAATGGAATCTTATATTAAAAAGAAAGTCAAAAAGTATTCAATGGGGATGAAACAAAAGTTGGCGATTGCGGTCTCTCTTATGAATAAACCTAAATATTTAATTTTAGACGAACCGACGAATGGTATGGATCCAGACGGCTCAATCGATGTACTTAAAACAATTGAAAGACTTGTTAAAGAGCTGGATATGAAAATTTTGATTTCAAGTCATAAATTAGAAGACATCGAATTGATATGTGATCGCGCAGTATTTTTGCGTGATGGCAAATTTGTAAGAGATATTGATATGAAGGGAGAACAACCAACGGATCAAACGATTTTATATATTACACCTGAAGACTTTGACACAGCACTTCAATGTTTAACAGATGATTTTAAAGTTGTACAGACGCACAAAGCTTCTGGAGAACTGGTATTAGATGCTCAAAGCAACTATCAACGTTTGTTGAAAGCATTAGCACAATGTGAGGTATATCCGAAATATATTGAATCACGAAAGGTATCGTTAAGAGATACGTACTTTAATATTAATCAGCGAGGTGACCAAAATGAGTAG
- a CDS encoding ABC-2 transporter permease: MQSKEGITIYQLIKRNVYLRLWTIVLYLVILLFLPVFHSLKTEHFIWLSPLLLIINVIAVIDSAHAFRLFRRFGHEESHIFYQSLPVSKHQLIHAHYITIIMMTLMGALVLWAFDIKTSFVSVNNISFDILWVFLASNALSIVFSFPRFSEQRREKTANIIVFIIFVQLLIPLVIGLSGVSLGIIFYDNSDYFMTYNLALYYFVVSIIAAIGTYLYQIRRSNDV; this comes from the coding sequence ATGCAAAGTAAGGAGGGGATTACAATATATCAACTTATCAAAAGAAATGTGTATTTAAGATTATGGACGATTGTACTTTATCTTGTCATTTTGTTATTCTTACCAGTGTTCCATAGTTTGAAAACTGAGCACTTCATATGGTTATCTCCATTATTGTTAATCATCAACGTAATCGCAGTCATTGATTCGGCACATGCATTTCGTTTGTTTCGCCGTTTCGGACATGAAGAATCACATATATTCTATCAAAGTTTACCCGTATCCAAACACCAACTGATTCATGCACATTATATAACAATCATAATGATGACGTTAATGGGCGCATTAGTATTGTGGGCATTTGATATAAAAACATCATTTGTTTCAGTTAACAATATTTCATTTGATATATTATGGGTATTTTTAGCATCTAATGCATTATCAATTGTTTTTTCATTTCCAAGATTTAGTGAACAAAGACGAGAGAAAACAGCAAATATTATTGTATTTATTATTTTTGTACAATTACTCATACCATTGGTTATAGGTTTGAGCGGCGTTAGTCTAGGGATTATATTTTATGATAACTCAGATTATTTTATGACATATAATTTAGCGTTATATTACTTTGTTGTAAGTATTATAGCTGCGATAGGAACGTATCTCTATCAAATCAGACGCAGCAACGATGTATAG
- a CDS encoding ABC transporter ATP-binding protein: MENKAIELTHVGYKKKDFVLDDVHFNVPKGYVTGFIGANGSGKTTTIRMIMGLLQALSGEIKILGQHMNDDPVGIKNKIGFVYSELYLNERWTIKKAEKLIGPFYEQWDHDVFMTYLERFRLPYKKKIRSFSTGMKMKLSLAIALSHHAELFIFDEPTAGLDPVVRNEVLEIIQEELLDEQKSVFFSTHIISDLERIADYIVYLQDGRIVFQESKEVLLEQHRLVRGDCEDLDEELRRLLVHYQESNGVYSGMTQHANTFYELFGQRVTISPMSIEEIMVAYERDKGGISDDKSTAENINIK; the protein is encoded by the coding sequence ATGGAAAATAAAGCGATTGAGTTAACCCATGTCGGATATAAAAAGAAAGACTTTGTATTGGACGATGTTCATTTTAATGTGCCTAAAGGTTATGTGACAGGTTTTATTGGTGCAAATGGTTCAGGGAAAACAACAACGATTCGAATGATTATGGGTTTATTACAAGCATTATCTGGCGAGATTAAAATTTTGGGTCAACACATGAATGACGATCCAGTTGGTATTAAAAATAAAATCGGTTTTGTATATTCAGAGTTGTATTTAAATGAACGTTGGACAATCAAAAAGGCTGAAAAACTGATTGGTCCGTTTTATGAGCAATGGGATCATGATGTCTTTATGACATATTTAGAGCGTTTTCGTCTGCCTTATAAGAAAAAGATCCGTTCATTTTCCACTGGTATGAAGATGAAGCTTTCACTAGCGATTGCGTTGAGTCACCATGCTGAGCTTTTTATTTTTGATGAACCTACAGCTGGATTAGATCCCGTTGTTCGTAACGAAGTATTAGAGATTATTCAAGAAGAGTTGCTCGATGAACAAAAATCAGTATTTTTTTCAACGCATATCATCTCGGATTTAGAACGCATTGCAGATTATATTGTATATCTGCAGGATGGTCGTATTGTTTTTCAAGAATCTAAAGAAGTGCTTTTGGAGCAACATCGACTGGTTCGAGGGGATTGCGAAGACTTAGATGAAGAGTTACGCAGGCTATTAGTTCATTATCAAGAGTCTAATGGTGTATATAGTGGTATGACGCAACATGCCAATACGTTTTACGAGTTGTTTGGTCAGCGGGTAACAATCTCGCCGATGTCAATTGAAGAGATTATGGTTGCCTATGAACGTGACAAAGGGGGCATATCAGATGATAAAAGTACTGCAGAGAACATTAACATTAAATGA
- a CDS encoding GntR family transcriptional regulator, with translation MKILLRSNSASPIYEQIKQQVKEQILRGVLPAGTHLPSMRELAKDLGVSVITTKRAYEDLEKDGYLTSIRGKGTYVKEQDTAILKEKQFIVIEELAQLVTREAKTIEMPLSELQEIIAMLYEEEL, from the coding sequence ATGAAAATTTTATTGCGAAGTAATAGTGCTTCGCCGATTTATGAACAGATTAAGCAACAAGTGAAGGAGCAAATACTGCGTGGTGTATTACCGGCAGGAACACATTTACCTTCTATGAGAGAGCTTGCTAAAGATTTAGGCGTGAGTGTCATTACAACGAAACGTGCATATGAAGACTTAGAAAAAGATGGCTATTTAACATCTATTAGAGGCAAAGGAACATATGTTAAAGAGCAAGATACAGCGATACTCAAAGAGAAACAGTTTATTGTTATAGAAGAGTTGGCACAGTTAGTGACAAGAGAAGCCAAAACAATCGAGATGCCATTGTCCGAACTTCAAGAGATTATAGCCATGCTATATGAGGAGGAATTGTAA
- a CDS encoding aminotransferase class I/II-fold pyridoxal phosphate-dependent enzyme: protein MNPLALNLNEQLNEHNAILLDMMSDLGKNMYYPKGILTQSAEAKATDYNATIGMATNRNGMMYADTLYTMFNDLAPNEIFAYAPPQGLEKLRDLWLEKVLKDNPDLTADKVTRPIVTNALTHGLSLIGDLFVNTGDTVLLPSHTWGNYNLIYGVRHQADIQNYPIFDDNGHYDTSGLVKTLNTIEQDKVILVLNYPNNPTGYTPTKEEVATIVDAIDTLGQRGVNVITVVDDAYYGLFYEDVYTQSIFTALTNLNNERVLPIRLDGATKEFFAWGLRVGFITFGLSDRVAKDVIEAKTKGMIRSNNSNGSTPSQSAIQYVLEHPEQFSKDIQENVDTLQARYDVTKAWVYKEEFASLWQPYAFNSGYFMALRVKGVDAETLRKYLIDQYAIGIVALNSTDIRIAFSCIEKEDIPHVFNCIAKAIQALQS from the coding sequence ATGAACCCTTTAGCGCTCAATCTAAACGAACAATTAAATGAACACAATGCTATTTTGCTCGATATGATGTCAGACTTAGGTAAAAATATGTACTATCCCAAAGGCATTTTAACACAATCAGCCGAGGCAAAAGCAACAGATTACAACGCAACGATTGGAATGGCAACAAACCGAAACGGTATGATGTATGCAGACACACTATACACGATGTTTAATGACTTAGCACCGAATGAAATTTTTGCGTATGCGCCGCCTCAAGGTCTTGAAAAATTACGTGATTTATGGCTTGAAAAAGTATTAAAAGATAATCCAGATTTAACAGCTGACAAAGTGACACGTCCTATTGTAACCAATGCACTTACACACGGACTATCATTAATTGGTGATTTATTCGTTAATACCGGTGATACAGTATTACTTCCTAGTCATACATGGGGTAACTATAACCTTATTTATGGTGTACGCCATCAAGCAGATATCCAAAACTATCCTATTTTTGACGATAATGGTCATTATGATACATCAGGACTTGTCAAAACTTTAAACACAATAGAACAAGACAAAGTCATCTTAGTACTTAATTATCCAAACAATCCAACAGGTTATACACCAACAAAAGAAGAAGTTGCAACAATTGTCGATGCTATTGATACACTTGGTCAACGTGGTGTTAACGTCATTACAGTTGTCGATGATGCTTATTATGGATTGTTTTACGAAGATGTTTATACTCAATCTATTTTCACTGCACTGACAAACTTAAATAATGAACGTGTGTTACCTATTCGTTTAGACGGTGCAACAAAGGAATTTTTTGCATGGGGGCTACGTGTTGGTTTTATTACGTTTGGTTTGTCAGATCGTGTTGCTAAAGATGTGATTGAAGCAAAAACAAAAGGTATGATCCGTAGTAATAATTCAAATGGTTCAACCCCTTCTCAATCAGCGATTCAATATGTACTCGAGCATCCAGAACAATTCTCTAAAGATATCCAAGAGAATGTTGATACTTTACAAGCTCGTTACGATGTTACAAAAGCATGGGTTTACAAGGAGGAATTTGCATCATTATGGCAACCCTATGCTTTTAACTCAGGTTACTTTATGGCATTACGTGTTAAAGGTGTAGACGCTGAAACATTGCGTAAATACTTAATAGATCAATATGCCATTGGTATCGTCGCACTTAATAGTACAGATATTCGTATCGCATTCAGCTGTATCGAAAAAGAAGATATTCCACATGTCTTTAATTGTATTGCAAAAGCGATTCAAGCACTGCAATCATAA
- a CDS encoding methylated-DNA--[protein]-cysteine S-methyltransferase — MTYYYQHIRTPLGLLTAIVNDDALVSLSFTDSKDYYTSWHKLEQHSQLVQISTHPIINQIALELEAYFHGYCSKFKTPIDYVIGTPFQQRVWKALQTLSYGECVTYGDIAVAIGKPKSVRAVASAIGQNPLSIIIPCHRVLRKDGQLGGFNSGLNRKMRLLALERQYYSS; from the coding sequence ATGACTTACTATTATCAACATATCCGTACCCCTTTAGGCCTATTAACCGCTATAGTTAATGATGATGCACTTGTCAGCCTATCTTTTACGGATTCTAAAGATTATTACACCTCATGGCATAAACTTGAGCAACATAGTCAACTTGTACAAATATCTACACACCCTATTATCAACCAAATTGCTCTTGAACTCGAAGCCTATTTTCACGGCTATTGTTCAAAATTTAAGACACCCATCGACTATGTTATCGGTACCCCTTTTCAACAGCGCGTGTGGAAGGCTTTACAGACATTATCTTATGGTGAGTGTGTAACATACGGAGACATCGCAGTTGCAATTGGAAAACCAAAAAGTGTTCGTGCTGTTGCATCCGCTATTGGACAAAACCCGCTTTCGATTATTATTCCTTGCCATCGTGTCCTTCGAAAAGACGGACAACTCGGTGGCTTCAATAGTGGTTTAAATCGAAAAATGCGACTTCTTGCATTAGAAAGACAATATTATTCATCATAA